The Brachyspira aalborgi genome has a segment encoding these proteins:
- a CDS encoding retron Ec67 family RNA-directed DNA polymerase/endonuclease: MDTLDKLKNCKSKFGLSKIIGIKLKKITYILFVKKYNLYTEFQIPKNNGKFRNISAPNKYLKIIQKKLKKVLEECYNEIQLNKNASHGFLKKKSIYTNSNFHKNKRYVLNIDLKDFFPSINFGRVRGFFIKNKNFQLNEEVATLIAQISCYNNQLPQGSPSSPIISNLIAISLDKGLSILSKKYKFNYTRYADDITISTNLKNFPIAIAYKDDDGNWKLGSEIIKMINNNHFDINFDKVRMQYKSSRQEVTGLIVNKKVNVKRNYIRKTRLMLYNLIKNPNSDDYQSIRNCIEGRIAFIYQIRKMNFENNKRDIAKKMKDMFFYFDKIINNQKITIITEGKTDKVYLSSAYSHFKEYYKLNFQIITKIPYTKHDSNNINNTGDQTLMNFVKELKEKNNIKPYKYLLEKSKIKNPKNPVIVIFDRDRINIIKEFEKNIKNENCKFVFFEPNIYYFVLPKLIGKEYLSIEYYFPNKILNKKIKGKNLSLCQEKHKKHIIYKIDENNDGLSKNEFSKYIKKLRYNTKRDNILNEKNKKYFDNFKSIFDIINDIRKDYKNKLQNINK; this comes from the coding sequence ATGGATACATTAGATAAATTAAAAAATTGTAAAAGTAAATTTGGACTTTCAAAAATTATAGGGATTAAATTAAAAAAAATAACATATATTTTATTTGTAAAAAAATATAATTTATATACAGAATTTCAAATACCTAAAAATAATGGTAAATTTAGAAATATATCAGCACCAAATAAATATTTAAAAATAATTCAAAAGAAATTAAAAAAAGTTTTAGAAGAATGCTATAACGAAATACAACTAAATAAAAACGCTTCTCATGGATTTTTAAAAAAGAAATCTATATATACAAATTCAAACTTTCACAAGAATAAAAGATATGTTTTAAATATAGATTTAAAAGATTTTTTCCCAAGTATAAATTTTGGCAGAGTGAGAGGATTTTTTATAAAAAATAAAAATTTTCAATTAAACGAAGAGGTTGCAACTTTAATTGCTCAAATATCTTGCTATAATAATCAATTGCCTCAAGGTAGCCCAAGCTCTCCTATAATATCAAATTTAATTGCCATTAGTTTAGATAAAGGTTTATCTATATTATCAAAAAAATATAAATTTAATTATACAAGATATGCTGACGATATTACAATATCCACAAATTTAAAAAATTTTCCAATAGCTATAGCGTATAAAGATGATGATGGGAATTGGAAATTAGGAAGCGAGATAATTAAAATGATAAATAATAATCATTTTGATATTAATTTTGATAAAGTTCGCATGCAATATAAATCTTCAAGGCAAGAAGTTACTGGTCTAATAGTAAATAAAAAAGTAAATGTAAAGAGAAATTATATAAGAAAAACAAGACTTATGTTATATAATTTAATTAAAAATCCAAATTCTGATGATTATCAATCAATAAGGAATTGTATTGAAGGAAGAATTGCTTTTATATATCAAATAAGAAAAATGAATTTTGAAAATAATAAAAGAGATATAGCTAAAAAAATGAAAGATATGTTTTTTTATTTTGATAAAATTATTAATAATCAAAAAATAACTATTATAACTGAAGGTAAAACGGATAAAGTTTATTTAAGCTCGGCATATAGCCATTTTAAAGAATATTATAAATTAAATTTTCAAATAATAACAAAAATACCTTATACTAAACATGATAGTAATAATATTAATAATACGGGAGACCAAACTTTAATGAATTTTGTAAAAGAACTTAAAGAAAAAAATAATATAAAACCATATAAATATTTATTAGAAAAGTCTAAAATAAAAAATCCTAAAAACCCCGTTATAGTTATTTTTGATAGAGACAGGATAAATATAATAAAAGAATTTGAGAAAAATATTAAAAATGAAAATTGTAAATTTGTATTTTTTGAACCAAATATATATTATTTTGTTTTGCCAAAATTAATAGGTAAAGAATATTTATCTATAGAATATTATTTTCCAAATAAAATATTAAATAAAAAAATAAAAGGTAAGAATTTGTCATTATGCCAAGAAAAACATAAAAAACATATAATTTATAAAATAGACGAAAATAATGACGGTTTAAGTAAAAATGAATTTTCTAAATATATAAAAAAATTAAGATACAATACAAAAAGAGATAATATTTTAAATGAAAAGAATAAAAAATATTTTGATAATTTTAAATCTATTTTTGATATTATTAACGATATAAGAAAGGATTATAAAAATAAATTGCAGAATATAAATAAGTAA